Genomic DNA from uncultured Methanospirillum sp.:
GTTACATCGTCTGGTTTGGCGGTCTCATTGGCATCCACGGAGACACTCCATCCCACGGGCGTATCGACCTTGACCCAGGATCTGGCCTCTGATGGCTGCCAGGCATCAGCAATGACACCATGTGAACAGAATACAAGGAGAAGGAACAGGAGCAGAAGGGGTGTACTATGGTGAAGAGATCTGAAAGAGTCGGGTCGCCGGATCAGGAAGGGTCTAAATATCATGGATCTTACTTGTCATCTGGTGAGTAAACTCCTTCTGTTCGCACCGGGCTGAAACTTATAGAGAGGATCAGTCTGTCAAAAAGATTTTTTTAATTGGGAGATGAGAAAAATATACGACATATGCCTGAACCGGTTACATGCATATATATACTAATGCTATGCAGGAGGGAATCATTTACATAACCGGGTGAATGCATAAAGAGCCGACCTGATCAGATACGAACTTCACAGAATACAACATAGGTAGTCTGGAGACACAGAGGCAGGAATATACATGACCTCAGAAGTATCAACTGACGGAAGTATCCTTCTTTCAAAAGAGCAATCAGAAGAGATATGGGAACTTGGGAATGCAGGAGCACAGAATGCGGCTGCAGCACTCTCAACCCTGCTGAACCAGAAGGTGACCATCAGACTCCCATCAATCCTGGTGGTGAACCTGAGCAACCTCCAGGAACATATTGATGACACCATCGCAGCGATGGTCATCTTTCAGATAAAAGGTCAGGTCTCTGCAGGAGGGTCATTGGTTCTGCATGTACCTAAACCGTCGATACTCAGACTCTCCCAGATCATGCTTGGCCAGCCAGAAGACGACCGGGAGATCGACGAGATGGACCAGAGCATGCTTCATGAGATCGGCAACATCATGATGTCATCATACCTTGATGCCTGTGCAACCCTGCTCTCTATCATACTGCTTCCATCACCGCCATCCATGGCCATCGATATGGCTCATGCTGTCCTTGAATCGATCATTGCTACCCATGAGGTCGAAGACAACGCAGATCAGGTTCTCTTCTTCAAAACCGAGATGAGGTGTGCGGAACAGGAGATCGATGCAGAACTGTTCCTGCTTCCGAGCAGGGCTCTCCTGAAAGAACTCCTGGATCGGTTCAGAAAAGTCAGGGCAGAAAATACGGGATAAGGGCAGAAATCTCCGAAACCCGTAGCATCAGAACTGGTTAGATCGCCCGCATGAGGGGGACCCTGACCGGGAACATGCCTTTTGGCAGCCCTGGTTTTGTCCCTGGCACCCACCTGTTCCGCCAGACTGGCATCCGGCAGAGATCTGATTATTATTTTTACAGCATGGAGAGTCTAAAGCAGCCTTTCCCGTTGAAGTAAACTTTTTCTGACTTTTTGAGGAATCAGACATTTTTGTTGGAATTATGGCACCGGCTACGATCCAGCCGATGACAGCAATTATGAGAAGCATACCGACGATCAAAAGAACCCGGTCGGTTTGTTGTTGTTCCATACACAGTTTTTGTACAGAGAGACAAAAGGATTTGTCGTAGATTGAGCTACATGTCAATCTTCTGAAAATTCCCATCCCGGCTTTCCCGATCAGCAGTACACGTTATAAGAACCTTAACCCGGGGAAGACTACACATCTTCTCCTTTATCCCGGTCAATAAAAATAGGGTTACTGGTTGCCACTCTCGTACACGAGAGTCAGGTACCGTGCTTCAAAGATGGTGAAGACAACTGAGACAAAGAACATGATGATAAAACCGAGATATGGAATTTCTGTGATGAGATTGAAGGCAATGCCCATAACAAAACTTATGACCCAGAGAACAACTGAAGCAAGAAGGTATGAACCCCATCCAATCCCACGAATGGTCTGCAGAATTGCTGAGAAATTGAATGCTTCCATGAAAGTTTCTGTTCGTGCCATCCGTATGATACCAATGGATGAGATAAGAACGGTAATAATTCCCAGGATGAATACCAAAAGCCCACTCCCGATTATCGGGAGGATGTAAGGTGCAAGATCGTGAATATTGAAATGGAATTCACCACCTTCAGCAATCTTGGAGAACATACTCACGCCAATGGCCATGAATGAAACGACCGTAACAATGAGAACAGGAATAAAATACACACATACTGCCACGAGGTACTTCAGACCATTCACAAAGAGTTTTCCATAGTTCTCAACCTCTGGTGGAGGAGTCCTTCCCCGGTAGATCTCCAACGTGTATCCCATAATGAGTGGGAAGATGATCGACATAATGGTAAGAAGAATCCACCGTTTCCACTGCTGCCATACCGACTCTTTCGTATAATCGACTGAGTCCCGAATTGCTGATCCAATATCCATAATACTCTACCATCCGAAGTTTTGTATGACTGGCATTTAATGATATTCTATCCTGAACTGGAAAATTCGGGAGGAGATTTCGAAATTAAGCCCACAAATCATTTAATATCAGTAAGTACAAGGATTATTCACTATCTTGCAATGCAAGATACTACCAAAACGATGGAACCTGTCACTAATCAGAATTATGAAACCAAAAAGCCGTTCTTCGGGGATGCGCCTGAAGGGAGGAACCGATGAACGCGCAATTTAAGAAAGGCGTTCTGGAGATGTGTGTGCTGGTGTTACTTGGTGAAAAAGATCGGTATGGATATGAACTGGTCCAGGATATCTCGCATCGGTTCGAGATATCAGAAGGGAGTATTTATCCGCTGCTCAGGCGCCTTCGAGACGAGGGAAATGTGGTTACATACCTTCAGGAGTCTGCAGAAGGTCCGGCACGGAAGTATTACTCTCTCACAGCAAAGGGCGGGATAATCAGAGATGAACTTGTTGCCGAATGGCAGGAGTTCATCGTGGCAGTTAACGCCCTGCTAGAAGGGGTGAGTCATGCAGAAGGATGAGTACTTATCACAACTCAGGCAGGCGATACGAGCCCTCCCCGAGGATGAACGGGAAGAGATCCTTGCAGATTATGATGAACACTTCAGGATGGGGATCACGGAAGGGAGAACCGAAGCAGAGATAGCATCGGCACTCGGGGATCCCAGATCAATTGGAAAAGAGTACGCAGCAGTCTCTCTTGTAAACCGTGCCGAAGAAAGTCCGTCAGCCAGAGGTATTGGCAGGGCTGTTCTTGCAACAGTTGGTCTCGGGCTGTTCAACCTGTTTGTGGTATTTCTCCCGTTCCTGATCCTTGTATTCATGATTGTACTCATCCTGATCATTGGATTCTCAATCGCATGTGCCGGGCCATTTCTGGCAGGATATGCTGTCCTGATCCTTATCGGGGTTCTGCCTATGCAACTGGATACACCACCTCTGGCAGCAGTATTCTTTGGGATTGGGCTTACTTCAGCAGGCCTTCTCATGATCGCACTTGATTATTGGTTGACAAGGATCTGCTACCGCCAGACGATCAGATACCTTCGGTGGAATATTGAAGTAATTTCAGGGAAGGAGACGTTATGAACACTGGAATCAGAGTTCCACCACTCAGGCAGATTATCATCTGGCTGCTCATCATATCAGTAGTATCCTTCGCTATCGGAGCGATTATCGCAGGTCTTGAAGGAAATTCTTACAGATCAAAATACCAATCCACTGTTACTCCGGTTGAAATTGAATCGGGAACGATCAATCATGCAATCGTAGCCTTGGAGATGGACTCCGGGAGCATCAACCTCTCTGAAGATCAATTTACCAGTCTCATATCAGGGAACATATCAGGAGTGCATGCCCAGAAAGGACCTGATATCTCATACACATCCATGGATGAGGTCGGCCATCTAAGCATGAAACAGGAGTCATCTATGTGGCTCGATCCCATATCAAAAGAGGATCACTGGAATCTTGCCCTTGGGCAGAAGGTACCAACTTCACTCTCGATCATGATGAATACAGGGGATCTTCGAATACAGCCAGGAGATGCGAATCTAACCGACCTTTCGATCAAACAGAGTACCGGGGATCTCACCCTCGATCTCTCTGAATGGAAAGGGACCCACCTTATGGGATCCATCGATGAAGGGATAGGGAGTATGACAATTCTTCTTCCGGCAGATGCCTCAATTGCAACTCATGTTGAGAACGGTATCGGGAGCAGAAGCATATTAGGGCTTGAAGGAGAGAAAGGCACGTATTACCATACCGTTCAGGATCGTCAGTCACCGGTGATCTCACTTTCTGTAAACCAGGGAATCGGAGATCTCACCATGAAGGTAGTACATGAATCCTGAATATCTGGAGGATATACTCTCCCATAATCTCATAAAGGAGGATACATGATCGACCCGGTAGTCAAAGCAGGAGTCCTGATAATCCTGCTCGTACTCCTGACCTTTGCCTGGACTTATCCCCTGTACAGGCCCGAAATCAAGAGGGACATACGGTTCCTCTCATTCAAGGCATTCGTACATATCACCGCCGCCCTGGTGCTGTTCGGGCTTGGAGCTGCTAACTGGATTCTTGACGTCTCTCATGTGCTGAATCTGATCTGCGGCGTTTTCCTCCTGCACGAAGGGGTCGTAACGATATTGAACATGTACGAAGATATGAAAAGATTACCTATCCGGGAGAAGGGCATGTAGTCATGCTGTATCATCCAATCCCATCAGAAACGATAGTCGACCATCATAAGTCAAGCACCTGTCAGAGATCTATGATCAGAAAAAATTCAAATCACTGTACCATATCATGGAAATTCGCCTTGTTTATCCTGTTTGGGCTGATACTTATCAATCTGCCCGCTTCAGCCGCAGGTGACACAACCCAGGCACCATCGGTGATCATCCAGGATTACAAAGTTATGCCTACAGTTCTTACACCGGGAGAGAAAGGAACACTTACTGTTACACTAAAATCGGTAACATCAGGAACAAAAACAAGTTCAGTCACATCAGGGAGTGATACGACTTCACTCAGCTCACCGGTGATTCCATTCATCGACTCTGTCACATTCAAGAGCAAAGATATTGATCTCCTCAGTACAGACTCTAAATTTGAAGGAAATATCGGACCTGATCAGGCAATACCAGTAACATTCTACATTCAGGCACCCCAGAAAACCGGCCTGTATTTCCCGGAGGTATGGATCAGAGTAAGAGATGGACAGAGCCTTAAGTACCCGATTCCGGTCAATGTCGGCACCCAGCTCTCAGTGCTTCGGACACCGACACTCTCACTTGAGAACTCATTCCCATCCATGGTCAAGCCGGGAACGAAGATCGATGGTAATGTCACAATCAAAAATGAAGGTTCAAGCCAGGCTGACAACATCCAGGTAATGGTAAACGGAACGCCTCCGTCTGTTATTGCATCAGGAATCAGTTCCTTCCAGATAGAACACCTTGCACCAGGCGAGGCTGTGACCCGTGATCTCTCCCTGCTTGTCGATAAGAATATCCAGGCAGGACTTGTGGAAGTCCCGGTCAGAATGAAGTATGCCCAGATTGATGGTTCATCAGTAGAGCAACTCGGAAGCATTGGAATCGATGTCAGGGGAGATGCCGAACTAGGAATCACCGCAGTTGAGACCACTCCGAGCAGGGTTTCCCAGAAAGAGGCATTCGATCTGATGATTCGGGTGCAGAACACCGGAACCGGTGATGCAAAGGCTGTATCAGCAAAGATTGATCTGCCAATTGGCGGGACAAAGGAAGCATTTGTCGGCAAGATTAAACCTGGAAACGATGCCCCGGCAACCTTCATTCTTGAGGGTGCATCGGCAGGGGAGTACAAGTACAAGGCTACGATCACCTGGACCGATGACTGGGGAGAACACTCATTTACCCGTGAACTCTCACAGGGCATTCCGGGATCCGAGGATTCAGGCACAACAATACTAGGTGTTATCATCCTTGTCGTTATCGGTGCCGGAGTCTTCTGGTACTGGCGCAGGAAGAATAACCCGGACGAGATGGCATGAGCCTGCAGCACCTGAAGGTATCATTCTTCCTCGCTGTCAGGGGACTATTACGGGGGAGCAGAGGCAGTCTCTATCTCTCCATCCTCATCATCGCCATGGTCTTCACCAACATGATCTTCATGTCCTCGATCATCATGGGGGCCATCAAGAACTCAGAACGCTCAATCATCGAGTACCAGACCGGCAACATCCTCGTCGAACCAAAGGATAATGAGCAGTACATCGAGGATGTGAGTAGTCTTCTCGATAAACTGAACAGGATTCCGGGCGTCATCAGGGCTTCAGCTCATTATTCGATGGGAGCGACGCTGAAAAATGAGGGTAACCGGGTCGGAGGAACTGTTACGGCCGTTCGTCCTGATGATGAACGTATGGTCACCGGTACCTGGAAGAAGATGAAAGAGGGAGAGTATCTCTCTGACGGCGAGACAGGAGAGGTGATCATCGGCATCCAGACATCAGGCCACAAAGACAAGAACGAGGATTTGGGTGATACCCTGGGATATGTCAGAACGGGAGATCCGGTCACAATCGAGTTCACAAACGGCGTTACCAAAGAGTACAGGGTAAAAGGTATATTTGAGACCCGCTCCTACCAGGCAGACATGGAGGTTTTTGTCACCTGGAACGAGATGGAGAATGTACTTGGTCATCCGATTGAAGACTCCACCGGACTTATCATAAAAACTACACCAGATCTTCCGGAAGCACAGGTGAAACAGACGATCCTCAGGTTCGGTGTCCAGGAGAAGGTAAAAACCTGGCAGGATCTTCTTGAAGAAGCCTTCGGCAGGGCGATTCAGAGTTTCTCTATCATCAACAGCGTGACCGTCATTGTCAGTCTTGTCATTGCTATCGTGGTTCTCTTTATCGTCATCATGATCAAGACCCTGAACAGCCGACGCCAGATCGGTGTTCTCAAGGCACTCGGTGTTGAGAAGAGTATCATCATCAACAACTACCTCTTCCAGGTTCTCCTGCTCACAACTGCCGGTACCATCCTTGGAATCTGCATTGTTGAGGGAATGGTAGGACTTCTCACATTGTATCCGATCAAGTTCCCGGATGGTGATGTAACTCCCTACGTCACAACAATGGATCTCGTAACGAATACGATTCTGCTCTTTATCGCAGCGGCTATTGCCGGATATATACCTGCCTGGAGGGTTGCAAGTGAGGACATCATGACTGCAATGCGGGCCTGATCATGATCGAGATAACAGATCTCTCAAAGATCTACGAGATGGGAAAGGTGACCGTTGACGCACTTAAGAGTGTAACCCTCTCGATAAGCAAAGGTGAATTTGTCGGGATCATGGGAGCATCTGGATCTGGGAAGTCAACGCTTCTCCACATGGTAGGGCTTCTCGACACCCCGACAAGCGGGAAGATTGTAATCGGTGGCGTTGACGTATCCACTCTCACCGAACAGCAGAAGTCAAGGTTCAGGCTGAAGCGGCTTGGGTATGTATTCCAGGATTATGCCCTGATGCCT
This window encodes:
- a CDS encoding DUF1700 domain-containing protein: MQKDEYLSQLRQAIRALPEDEREEILADYDEHFRMGITEGRTEAEIASALGDPRSIGKEYAAVSLVNRAEESPSARGIGRAVLATVGLGLFNLFVVFLPFLILVFMIVLILIIGFSIACAGPFLAGYAVLILIGVLPMQLDTPPLAAVFFGIGLTSAGLLMIALDYWLTRICYRQTIRYLRWNIEVISGKETL
- a CDS encoding DUF4013 domain-containing protein, producing the protein MDIGSAIRDSVDYTKESVWQQWKRWILLTIMSIIFPLIMGYTLEIYRGRTPPPEVENYGKLFVNGLKYLVAVCVYFIPVLIVTVVSFMAIGVSMFSKIAEGGEFHFNIHDLAPYILPIIGSGLLVFILGIITVLISSIGIIRMARTETFMEAFNFSAILQTIRGIGWGSYLLASVVLWVISFVMGIAFNLITEIPYLGFIIMFFVSVVFTIFEARYLTLVYESGNQ
- a CDS encoding FtsX-like permease family protein: MSLQHLKVSFFLAVRGLLRGSRGSLYLSILIIAMVFTNMIFMSSIIMGAIKNSERSIIEYQTGNILVEPKDNEQYIEDVSSLLDKLNRIPGVIRASAHYSMGATLKNEGNRVGGTVTAVRPDDERMVTGTWKKMKEGEYLSDGETGEVIIGIQTSGHKDKNEDLGDTLGYVRTGDPVTIEFTNGVTKEYRVKGIFETRSYQADMEVFVTWNEMENVLGHPIEDSTGLIIKTTPDLPEAQVKQTILRFGVQEKVKTWQDLLEEAFGRAIQSFSIINSVTVIVSLVIAIVVLFIVIMIKTLNSRRQIGVLKALGVEKSIIINNYLFQVLLLTTAGTILGICIVEGMVGLLTLYPIKFPDGDVTPYVTTMDLVTNTILLFIAAAIAGYIPAWRVASEDIMTAMRA
- a CDS encoding toast rack family protein: MNTGIRVPPLRQIIIWLLIISVVSFAIGAIIAGLEGNSYRSKYQSTVTPVEIESGTINHAIVALEMDSGSINLSEDQFTSLISGNISGVHAQKGPDISYTSMDEVGHLSMKQESSMWLDPISKEDHWNLALGQKVPTSLSIMMNTGDLRIQPGDANLTDLSIKQSTGDLTLDLSEWKGTHLMGSIDEGIGSMTILLPADASIATHVENGIGSRSILGLEGEKGTYYHTVQDRQSPVISLSVNQGIGDLTMKVVHES
- a CDS encoding chemotaxis protein CheC, whose amino-acid sequence is MTSEVSTDGSILLSKEQSEEIWELGNAGAQNAAAALSTLLNQKVTIRLPSILVVNLSNLQEHIDDTIAAMVIFQIKGQVSAGGSLVLHVPKPSILRLSQIMLGQPEDDREIDEMDQSMLHEIGNIMMSSYLDACATLLSIILLPSPPSMAIDMAHAVLESIIATHEVEDNADQVLFFKTEMRCAEQEIDAELFLLPSRALLKELLDRFRKVRAENTG
- a CDS encoding PadR family transcriptional regulator, which produces MNAQFKKGVLEMCVLVLLGEKDRYGYELVQDISHRFEISEGSIYPLLRRLRDEGNVVTYLQESAEGPARKYYSLTAKGGIIRDELVAEWQEFIVAVNALLEGVSHAEG